The proteins below are encoded in one region of Fibrella aestuarina BUZ 2:
- a CDS encoding NUDIX hydrolase — MKVRPAVVLRQNDSVLLMHYRYGDTDVFALPGGNPDPGEDLEATLERELEEELGISIQVSQLLFCGVVNNGGRREDVLHCVFMGDWLGGDPALNPEHTTARAIVWQPLDTLPDLNLYPNVGEAILDYHAALLPTAYLGYIDQPFF, encoded by the coding sequence ATGAAAGTTCGTCCCGCTGTTGTTCTGCGCCAAAATGATTCCGTTTTGTTAATGCATTACCGCTACGGCGACACCGACGTTTTTGCGCTGCCCGGCGGTAACCCCGACCCTGGTGAAGACCTGGAAGCGACCCTCGAGCGTGAGTTGGAGGAAGAGTTGGGCATTAGCATTCAGGTATCGCAACTGCTGTTTTGTGGGGTCGTCAACAATGGTGGGCGGCGCGAAGATGTGCTACACTGCGTGTTCATGGGCGATTGGCTTGGTGGCGATCCGGCCCTGAACCCCGAACACACCACGGCCCGCGCCATTGTCTGGCAGCCACTCGATACGCTGCCCGATCTGAATCTATATCCCAACGTGGGCGAGGCCATCCTCGACTATCACGCGGCGCTGTTGCCCACGGCCTATCTGGGCTATATCGACCAGCCCTTTTTCTAA
- a CDS encoding LamG-like jellyroll fold domain-containing protein: MRRHPIFNAAFCLLMACAWLWGCGAWELPPLKTQRICEKPGAKLIVDANQLQVKLSLGETHDIDSVRWDFGDGTTQKTNAQMSVSRTYSVPNTYTVNAILINTCGDQIPLSQVVKVTNVVKPSIVTLEDPDFLYTTARVRVQLVSTGNAAITRYGVCWSATNPSPSIENGDSSTVGSVPTPAVNTPITVPLTRLQANTTYWFRAFAMNAEGQIGYGLTLDRRTNRYPEFAIADVSCTADCFTTAHINWRTTDPGFPPVTQYGLAYSLTNSLPEVTTGPFVEAGGPNVPIDLSGLLTGRSYYMRLYARTTAGVYYAPGPAVVYQTQSALNRNLVLDLPFFDPQFNAPSLNDQSGNNNDGTQKNGFPLYTTDRKELAQHALRLQGRPNDYCYVADAPSLRPDAPLSISMWFQVGTPADTMALFSKARFADGSGEQYSCLLTNPDSPTERAISVFLRPGTNCPRGESARTISAVYKVPPFAYKGWNHLVMTFGNSAGSVVVTLYLNGEKLNIYTYSVAELLANDCQFGELKFGACNARTAYYFNGALDDIRLYRRELSDSEAKELASQ, from the coding sequence ATGCGCCGTCACCCTATCTTCAACGCTGCCTTCTGCCTATTGATGGCCTGTGCCTGGCTTTGGGGATGCGGCGCCTGGGAACTGCCGCCGCTGAAAACGCAGCGTATTTGCGAGAAACCAGGTGCGAAACTCATCGTCGACGCCAATCAGCTTCAGGTAAAATTATCGCTGGGTGAAACCCACGACATCGACAGTGTGCGCTGGGATTTCGGCGACGGAACCACCCAGAAGACCAACGCACAGATGAGCGTGTCACGTACCTACTCGGTTCCCAATACGTATACGGTCAACGCGATCCTGATCAACACCTGTGGCGACCAGATTCCGCTTTCGCAGGTGGTTAAGGTAACCAACGTGGTGAAACCCTCCATTGTAACGCTGGAAGACCCGGATTTTTTGTATACAACAGCCCGTGTGCGCGTTCAACTGGTTAGTACCGGCAATGCGGCCATCACCCGTTATGGCGTTTGCTGGTCGGCTACGAACCCGTCTCCGAGTATCGAAAACGGGGATAGCAGTACGGTCGGCTCCGTACCGACCCCGGCCGTCAATACCCCAATCACGGTGCCGCTGACTCGTTTGCAGGCCAATACCACCTATTGGTTTCGGGCGTTTGCCATGAACGCCGAAGGGCAGATCGGCTACGGCCTGACGCTCGATCGCCGCACCAACCGGTACCCTGAGTTTGCCATTGCCGACGTAAGCTGCACCGCCGATTGCTTTACGACAGCGCATATCAATTGGCGAACAACCGACCCTGGCTTTCCACCGGTCACGCAATATGGGCTGGCTTATTCACTCACCAATAGCCTCCCCGAGGTAACTACCGGCCCATTTGTAGAGGCAGGCGGCCCTAACGTACCCATTGATCTGTCGGGGCTGCTAACTGGCCGGTCCTACTACATGCGGCTCTACGCCCGGACTACGGCAGGGGTTTATTACGCACCGGGACCGGCAGTAGTCTATCAAACCCAAAGCGCGCTCAACCGGAACCTGGTACTTGATCTGCCGTTCTTTGATCCACAATTCAATGCCCCCTCGCTCAATGATCAGAGTGGGAATAACAACGACGGCACCCAGAAAAATGGGTTTCCCCTCTACACAACCGACCGGAAGGAGTTAGCCCAGCACGCGCTCCGGTTGCAGGGACGCCCCAACGACTATTGCTACGTGGCCGATGCACCCTCACTTCGCCCGGATGCCCCGTTGTCCATCAGTATGTGGTTTCAGGTGGGCACCCCCGCGGATACCATGGCGCTGTTCAGTAAAGCACGGTTTGCCGACGGATCCGGTGAGCAATACAGCTGCCTGCTGACCAACCCGGATTCGCCGACTGAACGCGCCATTAGTGTCTTTCTCAGGCCGGGGACGAATTGCCCGCGAGGGGAGTCCGCCAGAACCATATCAGCTGTGTATAAGGTCCCACCTTTTGCCTACAAAGGCTGGAACCACTTGGTGATGACCTTTGGCAACTCGGCTGGAAGTGTAGTCGTAACGCTCTACCTGAATGGCGAAAAGCTAAACATATATACCTATAGTGTGGCCGAGTTGCTGGCCAACGACTGCCAGTTCGGCGAACTGAAATTCGGCGCATGCAACGCCCGGACGGCCTATTATTTCAACGGCGCACTTGACGACATCCGGCTCTATCGGCGCGAACTGAGCGACTCGGAAGCAAAGGAACTGGCCAGTCAATAG
- a CDS encoding ThuA domain-containing protein, whose product MRRLFCTVGLLAVAFCAQAQDALLIFSKTKGYRHASIGAGKRAIMKLGSENGFRTDTTEDASQFTLANLKRYKAVVWLSTTGDVLDSLQQQAFQQYIRQGGGYIGVHAAADTEYGWPWYNQLCGAYFLSHPKQQNADVVVVNKKHPSTKMLPDRWKRFDEWYSYKNIVEGPTVLATLDETTYEGGKNGANHPIAWYRTFDGGRSFYTGGGHTDESYTEPLFLQHLLGGIRWTMGKK is encoded by the coding sequence ATGCGTCGTCTTTTTTGTACTGTTGGCCTATTGGCCGTTGCTTTCTGTGCTCAGGCGCAGGACGCGCTATTGATATTTTCCAAAACCAAAGGCTACCGCCACGCATCGATCGGGGCGGGCAAGCGCGCGATTATGAAGCTGGGTAGCGAGAACGGTTTCCGGACCGACACCACCGAAGATGCTTCGCAGTTCACGCTCGCCAACCTGAAGCGCTACAAAGCCGTGGTGTGGCTGTCGACCACCGGCGACGTGCTCGATTCACTGCAACAGCAAGCCTTTCAGCAATATATTCGGCAGGGGGGCGGCTACATTGGCGTTCATGCCGCTGCTGATACCGAATACGGCTGGCCGTGGTACAATCAGCTCTGCGGGGCCTACTTCCTGAGCCACCCCAAACAGCAGAATGCCGACGTGGTAGTGGTCAACAAAAAGCACCCCTCGACGAAAATGCTGCCTGATCGCTGGAAGCGGTTCGACGAGTGGTACAGCTACAAAAACATCGTTGAAGGCCCAACAGTGCTGGCCACGCTCGACGAAACCACCTACGAAGGCGGCAAGAACGGAGCCAACCACCCCATTGCCTGGTATCGTACGTTCGACGGGGGGCGCTCATTCTACACTGGTGGCGGCCACACCGACGAATCGTACACCGAACCCCTCTTCCTGCAACACCTCCTCGGCGGCATCCGCTGGACGATGGGGAAAAAATAA
- a CDS encoding inorganic pyrophosphatase has product MQAEFSTKEIETTVKAQSKAHPWHGITPGDAAPDLLTAFIEIVPSDTVKYEIDKQTGYLKIDRPQKYSNIVPSLYGFIPQTYCGDGIAKLASDKTGRTIEEGDGDPLDICVLTEYTITHGDILLQARPIGGFRLIDKGEADDKIIAVLKGDAMYEAFNDLSELPDGIIDRLQHYFLTYKNLPDQPTVMELASIYGREEAHEVIRTAIEDYKAL; this is encoded by the coding sequence ATGCAAGCGGAATTCTCAACCAAAGAAATCGAAACCACCGTTAAGGCGCAGTCGAAAGCGCATCCCTGGCACGGCATTACCCCCGGCGACGCGGCCCCCGACCTGCTGACGGCGTTCATTGAAATTGTACCTTCAGATACGGTCAAATACGAAATCGACAAGCAGACCGGCTACCTTAAAATCGATCGTCCGCAGAAATATTCTAACATCGTTCCGTCGCTGTACGGCTTCATCCCGCAGACCTACTGCGGCGATGGCATTGCCAAGCTGGCTTCCGACAAAACCGGCCGCACCATCGAAGAAGGCGACGGCGATCCGCTCGACATCTGCGTACTGACTGAATATACCATCACCCACGGCGACATTCTGTTGCAGGCCCGCCCCATCGGTGGTTTCCGCCTGATCGACAAAGGCGAGGCCGATGACAAGATCATTGCCGTGCTGAAAGGCGATGCCATGTATGAAGCGTTCAATGACCTGAGCGAACTGCCCGACGGCATCATCGACCGCCTGCAACACTACTTCCTGACCTACAAAAACCTGCCCGACCAGCCCACGGTAATGGAACTGGCCAGCATCTACGGCCGCGAAGAAGCCCACGAGGTAATCCGCACCGCGATCGAAGATTATAAGGCACTTTAA
- a CDS encoding asparaginase, with amino-acid sequence MLQLNKTPNPAGSVLVIYTGGTLGMVYDRQSGQLMPFDFSQVIDRVPEIQRLDFDISLITLEPILDSSDMKPAVWVRLAQLIYDHYDAFDSFVILHGTDTMAYTASALSFMFENLGKPVILTGAQLPIGVARTDARENLLTALEIAADRQDGRPVVPEVCLYFNSLLLRGNRAKKQESVHFNAFHSENYPHLAMAGVRIEYNRPFIARQAVGQPFGIQTAVDDRVAILKLFPGITPAVVKAILSIPGLRGIVLETFGAGNAPTDPWFAEALSETIGRGVVIVNVSQCEGGRVTQGQYQTSTRLQQIGVVSGADMTTEAAITKLMVLLGQFPYPGTVAQQLGVSLRGELSS; translated from the coding sequence ATGCTTCAACTCAATAAAACACCTAACCCGGCCGGGTCGGTGCTGGTTATCTACACGGGCGGTACGCTCGGCATGGTCTACGACCGGCAATCGGGTCAACTGATGCCCTTCGACTTTAGTCAGGTGATTGACCGGGTGCCTGAAATTCAGCGCCTTGATTTCGACATCAGCCTGATTACGCTGGAGCCCATTCTCGACTCGTCGGATATGAAACCGGCGGTCTGGGTACGTCTGGCGCAGCTTATCTACGACCACTACGACGCCTTCGATAGTTTCGTCATCCTGCACGGCACCGACACGATGGCCTACACGGCCTCGGCGCTGAGCTTTATGTTTGAAAACCTGGGTAAGCCGGTGATTCTGACGGGCGCTCAGTTGCCGATCGGCGTGGCGCGCACCGACGCCCGCGAAAACCTGCTCACGGCGCTCGAAATTGCCGCCGACCGGCAGGATGGCCGCCCGGTGGTGCCCGAAGTCTGCCTCTATTTCAACTCGTTGCTGCTGCGGGGTAATCGGGCCAAGAAGCAGGAGAGCGTTCATTTCAACGCCTTCCATTCCGAAAATTACCCGCATCTGGCGATGGCTGGGGTACGTATCGAATATAACCGGCCCTTCATTGCCCGGCAGGCCGTTGGTCAGCCCTTTGGTATACAAACGGCAGTCGACGATCGGGTGGCCATTCTGAAGTTGTTTCCCGGCATAACCCCCGCCGTCGTCAAGGCGATTTTGTCGATTCCGGGTTTGCGCGGTATTGTGCTGGAAACCTTTGGGGCGGGCAATGCCCCCACAGACCCCTGGTTTGCCGAAGCCCTCAGCGAAACCATTGGCCGGGGCGTGGTGATCGTAAACGTGTCGCAGTGCGAAGGGGGCCGCGTTACGCAGGGGCAATACCAAACCAGTACGCGCTTACAACAGATTGGCGTGGTCAGCGGAGCCGATATGACCACCGAAGCCGCCATTACAAAACTGATGGTACTGCTGGGGCAATTTCCGTACCCCGGCACGGTTGCTCAGCAGTTGGGCGTTTCGTTACGCGGCGAGTTGAGCAGTTAA